One window of the Bartonella bacilliformis KC583 genome contains the following:
- a CDS encoding LysE family translocator codes for MSFLPEWSVLIEFALTSLVLALIPGPDVMLSVGRTIAQGTTAGIMCVLGSSTGFAIQVLSVAIGLSALIFTSPIAFFLLKIAGAFYLLWLAFQMVRTHSKFSLKEKPQKKQSLKRNYLAGIGTSLLNPKAILFNITFLPQFINANDPMATQKLLFLGFFYIPLSLPVTISIVFMAHKLSTSLRQNPSYMRVLDWIVAGIFTSFALRLLIDNRF; via the coding sequence ATGTCATTTTTGCCTGAATGGTCTGTTCTTATAGAATTCGCTTTAACATCATTGGTTCTCGCTCTCATACCAGGACCTGATGTCATGCTATCAGTGGGACGAACCATTGCACAGGGCACAACAGCTGGAATTATGTGTGTCTTAGGGAGTTCAACAGGTTTTGCTATTCAGGTATTATCTGTTGCCATTGGCTTATCAGCACTTATTTTTACTTCACCAATCGCCTTTTTTCTTCTTAAAATTGCTGGCGCTTTTTATCTTTTATGGCTTGCCTTTCAAATGGTGCGAACACACTCAAAATTTTCTCTAAAAGAAAAACCGCAAAAAAAACAAAGCCTCAAACGTAACTATTTGGCTGGCATTGGAACCAGTCTTTTAAATCCCAAAGCTATTCTCTTTAACATAACTTTTTTACCGCAATTTATTAATGCTAATGACCCTATGGCCACACAAAAATTGCTCTTTTTAGGGTTTTTTTATATCCCTCTTTCTCTACCTGTCACAATTTCTATCGTTTTTATGGCCCACAAACTCTCCACGAGTCTTAGACAAAACCCTTCTTATATGCGCGTTCTTGATTGGATCGTTGCGGGTATTTTTACAAGCTTTGCTCTACGTCTTCTGATCGACAATAGATTTTAA
- the rlmN gene encoding 23S rRNA (adenine(2503)-C(2))-methyltransferase RlmN, whose protein sequence is MAISYNHSMSACQKIKTDQAMVRDRLKQSQSLIGLSHDEMVQALRSIGVPEHQTRMRVRQLWHWFYVRGVSSFDEMFNISKPMREMLKDNFSIAYPEIVEEQISKDGTYKWLLRFPARGAGKPVEIETVYIPGEGRGTLCVSSQVGCTLTCSFCYTGTQKLVRNLTAEEILLQLLFARNRLGDFPGKDKPDHSSLSEERRKITNIVMMGMGEPLYNFEAVKKALLIASDGDGLSLSKRRITLSTSGVVPEIIRAGEEIGVMLAVSLHAVCDSLRDVLVPINKKYPLSMLMEACRNYPGLSNAKRITFEYVMLKDVNDSLDDAKKLIKLLKGIPAKINLIPFNPWPGSHYECSDWEQIERFADVINRAGYASPIRMPRGRDILAACGNLKSTSERLRKSERLQLESMMGDDLSSI, encoded by the coding sequence ATGGCTATTTCGTATAACCACTCAATGAGTGCATGCCAAAAAATTAAAACAGATCAGGCGATGGTAAGAGATAGATTAAAGCAGTCTCAGTCTTTGATTGGTTTGTCGCATGATGAAATGGTACAAGCATTGAGGAGTATTGGTGTTCCAGAGCATCAAACGCGTATGCGTGTACGTCAACTTTGGCATTGGTTTTATGTGCGTGGTGTCTCATCTTTTGATGAGATGTTCAATATTTCTAAGCCGATGCGGGAGATGCTAAAAGATAATTTTTCTATTGCATATCCCGAAATTGTTGAAGAACAGATATCAAAAGATGGCACATATAAATGGCTTTTACGGTTTCCAGCACGTGGAGCAGGAAAGCCCGTTGAAATTGAAACAGTCTATATTCCTGGAGAAGGGCGTGGTACTTTGTGTGTCTCATCTCAGGTAGGATGCACGCTGACTTGTTCTTTTTGTTATACGGGAACACAAAAACTGGTTCGCAATTTGACCGCTGAAGAGATTTTGTTGCAGTTATTGTTTGCACGTAATCGTTTAGGCGATTTCCCTGGGAAAGATAAACCTGATCATTCAAGTCTTTCAGAGGAAAGACGTAAAATCACCAATATTGTTATGATGGGTATGGGTGAGCCGCTTTATAATTTTGAAGCGGTCAAAAAAGCTTTATTGATTGCTTCTGATGGCGATGGACTTTCTTTATCAAAACGCCGCATTACTCTTTCAACCAGTGGGGTTGTGCCTGAAATTATACGTGCTGGAGAAGAAATTGGTGTAATGTTAGCCGTTTCGCTTCATGCGGTGTGTGATAGTTTGCGAGATGTTCTTGTTCCTATCAATAAAAAATACCCACTGAGCATGTTAATGGAGGCTTGCCGTAATTATCCTGGTCTTTCTAATGCTAAGCGTATTACGTTTGAGTATGTTATGTTAAAGGACGTCAATGATAGTTTGGATGACGCTAAGAAATTAATTAAACTGCTTAAGGGTATTCCTGCTAAAATTAATTTAATTCCCTTTAATCCATGGCCGGGGAGCCATTATGAATGTTCTGATTGGGAGCAAATTGAACGTTTTGCTGATGTGATTAATAGAGCAGGTTATGCTTCGCCTATTCGAATGCCACGTGGACGTGATATTTTGGCTGCATGTGGAAATCTTAAATCAACTTCAGAGCGTTTGCGTAAATCAGAGCGTTTGCAGCTTGAAAGTATGATGGGCGATGATTTGAGCTCAATTTAA
- a CDS encoding invasion associated locus B family protein: MFKKIFVTISMMILATTGTVWAQTPSRLHQFESWGAYSYKSAENTICYVLSMPLNALPTNVRHGDNFFLVTKRFSSPVSFEPQFMAGYVLKEGSEVIVTVGDKVFNFFTKDSSAWLASSGMETQLVAAMRAGATMKVQAVSKRGTRTTYTYSLKGVTAALNAAQNCH, from the coding sequence ATGTTTAAGAAGATTTTTGTCACTATATCTATGATGATTCTTGCAACTACTGGAACAGTATGGGCACAAACACCAAGTCGTTTACATCAGTTTGAATCTTGGGGAGCCTATTCTTATAAATCTGCAGAGAATACAATTTGCTATGTGTTATCAATGCCTTTAAATGCATTACCAACAAATGTTAGGCATGGCGATAATTTCTTTTTAGTGACTAAGCGTTTTAGTTCGCCTGTTTCATTTGAACCGCAATTTATGGCTGGCTACGTCTTGAAAGAAGGGTCAGAAGTTATTGTGACTGTTGGTGATAAGGTTTTTAATTTCTTCACGAAGGATTCATCGGCTTGGTTAGCGTCTTCAGGGATGGAAACGCAGCTTGTTGCAGCTATGCGTGCAGGTGCAACGATGAAAGTGCAAGCCGTCTCAAAACGGGGAACACGCACGACTTATACTTATTCCTTAAAGGGAGTGACTGCGGCATTGAATGCAGCGCAAAATTGTCATTAA